One Antiquaquibacter oligotrophicus genomic region harbors:
- a CDS encoding response regulator, giving the protein MITVLLVDDQELFRSGVAVTLAAEPDIEVVGQAANGAEAVRLVAETAPDVVLMDIRMPELDGVEATRQIFAPDAAAKRTKPVRVIVLTTFNLDDRAATAIRYGASGFLLKDAAPELLTAAIRTVHSGTAVIAPDDLGALLGTVREVTPMPAEYETLTEKEREVLVAIARGLSNAEIASTMFLSESTIKTHVGSILRKLMLRDRVQVVVFAYEHGLV; this is encoded by the coding sequence GTGATCACGGTTCTACTGGTCGACGATCAGGAGTTGTTCCGCTCGGGGGTCGCGGTGACACTCGCCGCCGAACCCGACATCGAGGTTGTTGGTCAAGCGGCGAACGGCGCCGAAGCGGTGCGACTCGTCGCCGAGACTGCGCCAGACGTCGTTCTCATGGACATCCGCATGCCGGAGCTTGACGGTGTCGAGGCGACCCGGCAGATCTTCGCCCCGGATGCCGCGGCCAAACGCACGAAGCCCGTGCGCGTGATCGTGCTCACGACGTTCAACCTCGACGATCGGGCCGCAACGGCGATCCGGTACGGCGCGAGCGGGTTCCTGCTCAAGGATGCCGCGCCGGAACTGCTCACCGCGGCGATCCGCACCGTGCATTCCGGCACCGCGGTTATCGCACCCGACGACCTCGGGGCGCTCCTCGGCACCGTGCGCGAGGTCACACCCATGCCTGCGGAGTATGAGACGCTCACGGAGAAGGAACGCGAGGTGCTCGTCGCGATCGCTCGCGGACTCAGCAATGCGGAGATCGCCTCGACCATGTTCCTCAGCGAGTCGACCATCAAGACGCACGTCGGCAGCATCCTGCGCAAGCTCATGCTTCGCGATCGTGTGCAGGTCGTCGTGTTCGCCTACGAGCACGGGCTGGTGTAG